Genomic segment of Leptospiraceae bacterium:
AGTAATTTCCCCGAAAGTAATGTGGTTAGATAATTAGATTTTCACTCTTTGATTCGCTGGAGGAAGATTTAATTCTTTTCGGTATTTTGTGACGGTTCTTCGGGCAATTCTTATCCCTTTTCGAAGAAGTAGCTCGGCAATTTCTTTGTCTTTAAGTGGGATTTGTTTATCTTCATTTTGTATGATTTCTTTTATATACTCTTTTACTTTATCGACGCTGATGGGATGATCGCGATGAAGTTGCTTTAGCCCTCTCTTAAAGAACGATTTTAGTTCGAAGACCCCTTGTTTCGTATAAATGTATTTATTCGTTGTAACACGAGACACAGTCGATTCATGGATATTCAGTTTTTCTGCAATATCTTTTAATTTTAAAGGTCGAAGATTACTTCCTGTTAAAATGAATTCTTTTTGGTGTTCCACGATGGATTGGGCAACTTTTAGTAAAGTCTGATTTCGTTGTTCGATCGCATACATCAAAAATTGTGCTTGATGGAATTTCTTTCTTAACTCTTCTTTTTTTGATTTGTCGATCTGGGGGTCTTTTTGGAGTTGTTTATAGTATTCTTTTTGTAGTTCTATGTTTTGGTGAACCTTCTCGTTCAGAACCACATCCAATTTATAATCAATCACCTTTCCATCCTCAAAAATCGGCTCAGTAAACACATATACATCGGGTTCAATGTAAATGGTTTCGTCATTACTATATTCTCTTCCAGGGAAAGGATTTAATGTCCTCAGAAGGGAAAAAATTGCCTTTAATTTTTCATCACTATAACCTGTTTTTTGTTTGATGGTATTGAAGTCTTGGTTTTCTATTTCAGCTCTGAAATTTTGAAGTAAATAGATCGCTTCTTTTGCCTCTGGAACATTTCTTTGTTCCAATTGGAAAATCATCGATTCAAAAAAATCAAGAGCTCCACAACCTACAGGATCCAAAGAAGCAATTTTCTTTCGAAGTTGGAGTATCTCTTCTGAATTTAGCCCTAAGTGTGATAAAATCGATTCAGGATTAATCGTCAAAAATCCATTTTTATCTAATGAGGTAATCAAAATCCTTGCAGCTTCTTCTTCTTTTTCTGAGAGTTTGAGTTCGTTGAGTTGAGAAAGCAAATGAGAATACAAAGAAACTCCTTTTGCGGCTATATTCTCAATGGCTTTGTATTTTTTTTCCGTCGCTTCGTAATCGATAAAGCTATCAAAAAACCTCGGGATGTAGTTTCTTTTTTTTACTTTTAGAAATGGGTTGGTTTTTGCTTCTTCTTCTAATCTCTGTAAAAGTTCCTCTTGAGAGTATAGTAAAAGTTCAATGGATTGTTTGAGGGTTTGGGTTAAGATTAATTTTTGGATTTGTTTTTGTTCTAATCTTTGTCGAAGACTCATAAAGTAAAATCCTCTCCTAAATATATGGCTTTGATTTGAGGGTCATTGATCAATTCTTGAGGCTTTCCTGATTTCAGGATTTGCCCCGCATAGAGGATATATGATCGATCGGTGATTTTTAGGGTTTCTCGCACATTATGATCT
This window contains:
- the rpoN gene encoding RNA polymerase factor sigma-54, whose protein sequence is MSLRQRLEQKQIQKLILTQTLKQSIELLLYSQEELLQRLEEEAKTNPFLKVKKRNYIPRFFDSFIDYEATEKKYKAIENIAAKGVSLYSHLLSQLNELKLSEKEEEAARILITSLDKNGFLTINPESILSHLGLNSEEILQLRKKIASLDPVGCGALDFFESMIFQLEQRNVPEAKEAIYLLQNFRAEIENQDFNTIKQKTGYSDEKLKAIFSLLRTLNPFPGREYSNDETIYIEPDVYVFTEPIFEDGKVIDYKLDVVLNEKVHQNIELQKEYYKQLQKDPQIDKSKKEELRKKFHQAQFLMYAIEQRNQTLLKVAQSIVEHQKEFILTGSNLRPLKLKDIAEKLNIHESTVSRVTTNKYIYTKQGVFELKSFFKRGLKQLHRDHPISVDKVKEYIKEIIQNEDKQIPLKDKEIAELLLRKGIRIARRTVTKYRKELNLPPANQRVKI